Proteins found in one Syngnathus acus chromosome 9, fSynAcu1.2, whole genome shotgun sequence genomic segment:
- the LOC119127421 gene encoding C-type mannose receptor 2-like yields the protein MGHTRFWLGLSNQKCDDVWCGFVAGSQELIWSDGETTTHTNWALDQFKSADVASCAYVNQGVQLSPGKWRSGSCASSLAYMCKRPQSCPEGRTCTSNSVTAVMKTSDCDDGNFLYGDDCYLFDATRRNWEDGEKFCLARRGHLASIHSRQDARFIIDHSYYYNTWMGEKKKGKNYEWTDGTASDYGKVDYASSGDCSFLNTDEKLYRNFRCSYAFPPVCKTAKRGGPPQLPPLVGQPDWTEKCGWWLDNSESDFCYLMIRQPTKTWEKAQDDCQRLQGNLLSITDREEQTFVRGYIKALMKASSLWLGANVTISDEGSTWADGAAFTYVHSTSGTADGNCLSFLTGNGNWEYDSCNKKKRGYVCKKRGNGNKAYAGS from the exons ATGGGCCACACCCgcttctggctgggactctccaaccag aaaTGCGACGACGTCTGGTGTGGCTTTGTAGCCGGAAGCCAGGAGCTGATCTGGTCTGATGGCGAGACAACGACACACACCAACTGGGCCTTAGACCAATTTAAAAG cgccgacgtcgcgtcctgcgcctacgtcaaccaaggagTTCAGTTGTCGCCTGGGAAGTGGAGGTCTGGCTCCTGCGCCTCCTCgttggcctacatgtgcaaacggccgcAGA gctgccCGGAGGGACGGACGTGTACCTCCAATAGTGTTACTGCTGTAATGaaga CTTCCGACTGCGACGATGGCAACTTCCTTTATGGCGATGATTGCTATCTTTTTGACGCGACGCGTAGAAATTGGGAGGATGGCGAGAAGTTTTGTCTCGCCCGGCGAGGCCACCTGGCTAGCATACACTCTAGGCAAGATGCCCGATTCATTATTG ATCACTCATATTACTATaatacttggatgggagaaaagaagaagggCAAGAACTACGAGTGGACTGACGGAACAGCTTCT GACTACGGAAAAGTTGACTACGCCTCCAGTGGTGACTGTTCTTTTTTGAATACCGACGAAAAGCTGTACAGAAACTTTCGTTGCTCCTACGCATTCCCACCggtctgcaaaacag CCAAGCGCGGAGGGCCTCCACAGCTGCCACCATTAGTCGGCCAGCCGG ACTGGACTGAgaaatgcggctggtggctggacaACTCAGAGagcgacttctgctacctgatgatcCGCCAGCCCACTAAGACCTGGGAGAAGGCGCAAGACGACTGCCAACGCCTCCAAgggaacctgctcagcatcaccgacCGCGAGGAGCAGACCTTCGTACGCG GTTACATCAAGGCTCTGATGAAAGCatcctctctgtggttgggcgccaaTGTCACCATCAGTGACGAAGGCAGCACGTGGGCTGACGGAGCCGCGTTCACTTACGTCCACTCGACTTCAG GTACCGCCGATGGAAATTGTCTTTCCTTCCTCACTGGCAACGGCAACTGGGAGTACGACTCGTGCAACAAGAAGAAGAGAGGTtacgtctgcaagaaaagaggaaatggtAA TAAAGCCTACGCCGGTTCCTGA